From the genome of Novosphingobium sp. TH158, one region includes:
- a CDS encoding MarR family winged helix-turn-helix transcriptional regulator, translating into MKKPVQPVEQLLAGEAFFSNLGLDVRHFGAIWHIFKIGQLMATDLNAISERSGISIADFHLLAALMMPGPAAMRATDLAHALNVTNAALSPRVRKLSQMGLLHATASTDDRRTRLLEITAAGRAKVKQVGVDLERSARFIRHFHRLPQADRDDLSRIGAELHTFMARDFDPAPRAD; encoded by the coding sequence ATGAAGAAGCCCGTTCAGCCAGTCGAACAGCTTTTGGCCGGCGAAGCGTTCTTTTCCAATCTCGGCCTCGACGTCCGGCATTTCGGGGCGATCTGGCATATCTTCAAGATCGGGCAGCTGATGGCCACGGACCTGAACGCCATCAGCGAGCGCAGCGGCATAAGCATCGCCGATTTCCACCTTCTGGCCGCGCTGATGATGCCCGGCCCCGCAGCCATGCGCGCAACCGACCTTGCCCATGCCCTCAACGTCACCAATGCCGCATTGTCGCCGCGTGTCCGCAAGCTCTCGCAGATGGGGCTGCTGCATGCCACGGCATCCACGGACGACCGGCGGACCAGGCTGCTTGAGATCACTGCGGCTGGCCGCGCAAAGGTGAAGCAAGTCGGCGTCGACCTTGAGCGGAGCGCCCGTTTTATCCGGCATTTTCATCGCCTGCCGCAGGCTGATCGCGATGACCTGAGCCGGATCGGGGCAGAGCTTCATACCTTCATGGCAAGGGATTTCGATCCGGCTCCCAGGGCAGACTGA
- a CDS encoding CaiB/BaiF CoA-transferase family protein, which translates to MVQIMKGIRILEVAQFTFVPAAGGILADWGADVIKIEHPLRGDTQRGFINMGGVPVDADRNPLIEHPNRGKRSVGIDLSTSEGQELLYRIAQASDVFLTNYLPAVRQKNRIDLEHIRAANPHIIYARGSAYGDKGPERELGGYDQTAFWSRSGIAYAITPPELEGVLGQGMPAFGDSIGGMNIAGGIAAALLHRERTGEALEVDVSLLSSAWWACGANITQGMETGVVMRNTMPGQGGAAKNPLSGNFFTSDRRVIALCMPSPGPFIEDTFRHLGLTDLLGDPRFANLHALIENAAEASRRIAQAFAAQPFAYWREHLKTMRGQWAPVQSLLELTEDDQALANDMVVDLEPADGGQPFRVVRGPVQFNREPQTAVRAPQANEHTETFLLDLGLEWDELEGLKEKGVIA; encoded by the coding sequence TTGGTCCAGATCATGAAGGGCATCCGCATCCTCGAGGTTGCCCAGTTCACCTTTGTTCCTGCGGCCGGCGGCATCCTGGCGGACTGGGGCGCTGACGTGATCAAGATCGAACACCCGCTGAGGGGCGACACGCAACGCGGTTTCATCAACATGGGCGGGGTTCCGGTCGATGCCGACCGCAATCCGCTGATCGAACATCCCAACCGCGGAAAGCGAAGCGTCGGGATCGACCTGTCAACGTCCGAGGGGCAGGAACTTCTCTATCGCATCGCGCAGGCATCGGACGTTTTCCTGACGAATTACCTGCCTGCAGTGCGCCAGAAGAACCGCATCGACCTGGAACACATTCGTGCCGCCAACCCGCATATCATTTATGCACGCGGCAGCGCCTATGGCGACAAGGGCCCCGAGCGCGAACTTGGCGGCTATGACCAGACGGCTTTCTGGTCTCGCAGCGGGATCGCCTATGCCATCACGCCACCCGAACTCGAGGGCGTGCTGGGCCAAGGCATGCCCGCTTTCGGCGATTCAATTGGCGGAATGAATATCGCCGGCGGCATCGCGGCAGCACTGCTCCATCGCGAGCGGACCGGCGAGGCGCTCGAGGTGGACGTGTCGCTGCTCAGCAGCGCCTGGTGGGCCTGCGGGGCCAACATCACGCAGGGCATGGAAACGGGTGTGGTGATGCGCAACACGATGCCCGGCCAGGGCGGCGCGGCCAAAAACCCGCTTTCCGGCAACTTCTTCACATCCGACCGCCGGGTGATTGCGCTGTGCATGCCCAGCCCCGGCCCGTTCATCGAGGATACGTTCCGCCACCTGGGGCTGACGGACCTGCTGGGCGACCCACGCTTTGCCAACCTGCACGCGCTGATCGAAAATGCCGCCGAAGCGAGCCGGCGCATCGCTCAGGCCTTTGCCGCGCAACCTTTCGCCTACTGGCGCGAACACCTCAAGACGATGCGAGGCCAGTGGGCCCCGGTGCAGAGCCTGCTCGAACTGACTGAGGATGACCAGGCCCTGGCGAACGACATGGTGGTCGATCTCGAACCTGCCGACGGCGGCCAGCCATTCCGCGTGGTGCGCGGCCCGGTCCAGTTCAACCGGGAACCGCAGACAGCAGTCCGCGCGCCCCAGGCAAACGAGCATACCGAAACATTCCTGCTCGACCTGGGCCTTGAATGGGATGAGCTTGAGGGGCTGAAGGAAAAGGGCGTTATCGCCTGA
- a CDS encoding TetR/AcrR family transcriptional regulator, protein MRRAEKNATTRRLGPVGSENWHAMLDAAEEALLEKGVAALTAARVSERLGIKRRLVYYYFQTLDDLIVETFRRISVRELARIADAAASDKPLREIWDACIHTMHPRLITEFMALAHHIDGLRKEVTHFIEESRRLQIQTLSAAIARVPGLTGADPEVLAVLATSTALSLLRERELGVTEGHDEVLLLIENFLAAAEPQLAEQGQVVRT, encoded by the coding sequence ATGAGACGCGCGGAGAAGAACGCCACAACACGGCGGCTGGGGCCGGTCGGGTCGGAGAACTGGCATGCGATGCTCGACGCTGCGGAAGAGGCCCTGCTCGAGAAAGGCGTCGCCGCGCTGACAGCCGCCCGGGTTTCGGAGCGACTGGGGATCAAGCGCAGGCTCGTGTATTACTATTTCCAGACGCTGGATGATCTCATCGTCGAGACCTTTCGCCGTATTTCGGTTCGCGAGCTGGCGCGCATCGCCGATGCCGCCGCTTCGGACAAGCCGCTGCGCGAAATCTGGGACGCCTGCATCCACACGATGCACCCCCGCCTGATTACCGAGTTCATGGCCCTGGCGCACCACATCGATGGCCTGCGCAAGGAAGTTACCCATTTCATCGAGGAATCGCGCCGCCTGCAAATTCAGACCCTGTCCGCGGCGATCGCCAGGGTTCCCGGGCTGACCGGTGCCGATCCCGAAGTGCTCGCTGTCCTGGCAACCAGCACGGCCCTCAGCCTGCTGCGCGAACGCGAGCTGGGTGTGACGGAGGGACATGATGAAGTCCTCCTGCTGATCGAGAACTTCCTTGCCGCTGCGGAACCGCAGCTGGCGGAACAGGGCCAGGTGGTCCGTACCTGA
- a CDS encoding SMP-30/gluconolactonase/LRE family protein → MNAAGADVRDTKVIASGLYLEGLAVDYGRDLVWYSDCIAGGVHGVRPDGTPVFSLNPERMWTGGIMMNADGAVLSSGPGGIMWNRPEDGTRGWLIREVDGKPLIGVNEMTPDGSGGIYFGTVDVEQIEKGEQTRPALLYHLSASGEVRLATGPVGFANGLMRSLDGTRLFFNDTFDATYVFDILDDGLLGERRCLLKKEDCDGMAMDGDGNVLVTGYKSGSIVRMAPDGSILGMLDTPADAVTQLRFGGADLCDVYFNCVPLDAGDGLKEGEAPTEQRSFLMRGRVNRPGLAIAPAQFTL, encoded by the coding sequence ATGAACGCTGCAGGCGCAGACGTCAGAGACACGAAAGTCATCGCTTCGGGCCTTTATCTTGAGGGCCTGGCAGTCGACTATGGGCGTGACCTCGTCTGGTACAGCGACTGTATCGCCGGCGGCGTGCACGGCGTCCGGCCGGATGGCACGCCGGTGTTCTCTCTCAATCCCGAACGGATGTGGACCGGCGGCATCATGATGAACGCCGATGGCGCGGTCCTGTCATCGGGTCCGGGAGGCATCATGTGGAATCGGCCCGAGGACGGCACCCGGGGCTGGCTGATCCGTGAAGTGGACGGAAAGCCGCTGATCGGAGTGAACGAGATGACCCCCGACGGGTCGGGCGGCATCTATTTCGGCACGGTTGATGTCGAGCAGATCGAAAAGGGCGAGCAGACAAGGCCTGCCTTGCTCTACCACCTCTCGGCCAGCGGCGAAGTTCGCCTCGCCACGGGGCCGGTCGGCTTTGCCAACGGCCTGATGCGCAGCCTGGACGGCACCCGCCTGTTCTTCAACGACACGTTCGATGCGACTTACGTTTTCGACATCCTCGACGACGGACTGCTGGGCGAGCGCAGATGCCTGCTGAAGAAGGAAGACTGCGACGGCATGGCCATGGATGGTGACGGCAACGTGCTGGTCACCGGCTACAAGTCCGGCAGCATCGTCCGCATGGCTCCGGACGGCTCGATCCTCGGCATGCTGGATACGCCTGCCGACGCGGTGACCCAGCTGCGCTTTGGCGGGGCGGATCTCTGCGATGTCTATTTCAACTGCGTGCCGCTCGATGCCGGCGATGGCCTCAAGGAAGGCGAAGCCCCCACCGAGCAACGGTCCTTCCTGATGCGAGGGCGCGTAAACCGGCCTGGCCTAGCGATCGCGCCGGCGCAATTCACACTTTGA
- a CDS encoding SDR family NAD(P)-dependent oxidoreductase, whose protein sequence is MTNPGNRLAGKVAIVTGGGQGIGEAIALAYAREGANVIITGRTKSKLDEVAGKATSSGSTVLGMEALSGNREHAEQVVSEALSRWGRVDVLVNNAHTFTDYLPLDDPKMEENCLIDMQSAFIGSLQLMQLCYPSMRDNGGGSVINMGSSYGVRCEPGFLAYAASKEAIRALTRTAAREWGKDKIRVNTILPAALSPKAIWYMKESNSYDHELSKVSLGKFGTSEDIAPTAIFLASDESNYVTGQTIGVDGGSTMF, encoded by the coding sequence ATGACGAATCCGGGGAACAGGCTGGCGGGCAAGGTGGCAATCGTCACGGGTGGCGGCCAGGGGATCGGCGAAGCGATTGCCCTTGCCTATGCGCGCGAAGGCGCCAACGTCATCATCACCGGCCGGACGAAGAGCAAGCTTGACGAAGTGGCCGGCAAGGCAACCAGCAGCGGCTCGACGGTCCTTGGCATGGAAGCCCTCTCCGGCAACCGCGAACACGCCGAACAAGTCGTGTCGGAGGCCTTGTCGCGCTGGGGCCGGGTAGACGTGCTGGTCAACAACGCGCACACCTTCACCGATTACCTGCCCCTCGATGACCCGAAGATGGAAGAAAACTGCCTGATCGACATGCAGTCCGCCTTCATCGGTTCGTTGCAGTTGATGCAGCTCTGCTATCCTTCGATGCGGGACAACGGCGGCGGCTCGGTAATCAACATGGGCTCCAGCTACGGTGTCCGCTGCGAGCCCGGCTTCCTCGCCTATGCCGCGAGCAAGGAGGCCATTCGCGCCCTGACGCGCACGGCGGCCCGCGAATGGGGCAAGGACAAGATCCGGGTCAACACGATCCTGCCTGCCGCTCTCTCGCCCAAGGCCATCTGGTACATGAAGGAGAGCAATTCCTACGACCATGAACTGTCGAAGGTGTCGCTTGGCAAGTTCGGTACTTCGGAGGACATCGCGCCAACGGCCATCTTCCTGGCGAGCGATGAATCGAACTACGTCACCGGCCAGACCATCGGCGTCGATGGCGGATCGACCATGTTCTGA
- a CDS encoding SDR family NAD(P)-dependent oxidoreductase: MAVADVTGKSIAQLVSLAGKTAVVTGGAQGLGRAIASRLAEAGATVVIGDLNLDVATAAAAEIATATGSKVSAALLDVTDADSVAATAQMAAGLDGGIDIWVNNAGIYPNVLLEDMTSELWTKVMDINLKGTFLGSQEAARRMTAASKGGVIVNLVSTAGFGGMAPGVSAYVASKHGVLGLIKQLAVELAPKDIRVLGVAPTFCTTEGNSKALAELPDRVREEISATLTSRLGRVGVPDDIARVVLFCASDLSMFMTGSTLLVDAGEVSA; encoded by the coding sequence ATGGCAGTCGCCGACGTAACGGGAAAATCGATAGCACAGCTGGTGTCGCTGGCAGGCAAGACCGCCGTGGTCACGGGCGGCGCGCAGGGGCTTGGCAGGGCTATTGCGAGCCGGCTGGCCGAGGCCGGCGCGACAGTCGTGATCGGAGACCTCAACCTCGATGTCGCCACTGCAGCCGCCGCAGAGATTGCGACCGCAACCGGCAGCAAGGTTAGCGCCGCCCTGCTTGACGTGACAGACGCGGACTCGGTTGCCGCGACGGCGCAGATGGCTGCCGGCCTGGACGGGGGCATCGACATCTGGGTCAACAATGCAGGCATCTACCCCAACGTCCTGCTGGAAGACATGACCAGCGAGCTCTGGACAAAGGTGATGGACATCAACCTCAAGGGCACGTTCCTGGGCTCGCAGGAGGCGGCTCGCCGGATGACCGCTGCCAGCAAGGGTGGCGTGATCGTCAACCTGGTCTCGACTGCCGGTTTTGGCGGGATGGCCCCCGGCGTTTCAGCCTATGTCGCATCCAAGCACGGCGTCCTGGGCCTTATCAAGCAACTGGCGGTGGAACTGGCACCGAAGGACATCCGGGTGCTGGGCGTCGCGCCGACCTTCTGCACTACGGAAGGCAATTCGAAGGCCCTGGCGGAACTGCCGGACCGGGTTCGTGAAGAAATCTCGGCAACTTTGACATCCCGGCTGGGACGAGTGGGCGTTCCTGACGACATCGCCCGGGTGGTGCTTTTCTGCGCCTCCGATTTGTCTATGTTCATGACCGGCAGTACTCTGCTAGTGGACGCCGGGGAGGTCTCGGCCTGA
- a CDS encoding TonB-dependent receptor domain-containing protein, with protein sequence MISYRSLAIASLSLAAVVSAPAFAQEAQSNDGADEGDDSIVVVGTLIRGSETIGAQTLTVTPEALTAKAANSTNELLALVPQISNTFNGRFEGDPRGVSAGISITKPNLRGLPGANASSGGTTLVILDGFRFTPVGVNQSSIDVDIIPAAVLSGMDVITDGGTSLYGADAVAGVINFRTMRKFEGIKVDANYGMGTTIKNFDQWDAQLTVGKSWSTGNAYISGGYASRDSVLNNETSWAGGQIFSPSMVPSFTGTQCNTPVGTETRWKYVASAGGVWTNDARASGAGTFAVGTACDSVGPSAYLAGQKRYNVFGQVTNDFSDTVSLRMTAYYTKRDQSLPVFPRGVTSAGSGITSGSQVLALYGRPAFNTIQAITEGIGFSLAPNAAYVNTPSKVGFETWGVTPELTVKLGSDWQVRTTAHFGRSFNYQKFPGINTVLAQCYITGCTAAASPTGAAIAAGQLNPLNAAAASAAVITDLIDYENAQETEQQLFVARTVADGPLFALPGGDAKVAVGAEYQDNQAKSHLLAGRVDAVKALPWQSYGRHAYSLFGELSLPVLTFLDLSASVRHDKYSDFGSTTNPNFGATLKPTNWLKIFGHWNKSFNAPTAVDGLGLGVGRFAAAYGSSRPYDPYTPKKDNGLGTFAMIAEGVKAGIKPQTAESWAIGLELTPLEGLRVGGEFYSIDFRDVLGAVNPQNLNTYITNPDLYIYNAQLTGPATTSGFANLYEEILASLTNGAALKTQQSAGSIGLFVDRRTSNIGSAKLQGVDFHVYYDAIVGNGNLSLGLAGTKTTKSTANFGVPTDELGNGGPEFTFISFVGYKTGGFSSRLTWNYSGSYKDSAPNVSGLIGQAINPFQTFNLALGYEFGESAGALSGTTLRLNVDNMFDAKPQITPRGQANLVTYAGWTLGRMLKMGISKKF encoded by the coding sequence ATGATTTCATATCGTAGCCTTGCGATTGCAAGCCTGTCGCTTGCCGCCGTGGTGAGCGCGCCCGCGTTCGCTCAGGAAGCCCAGTCCAATGACGGCGCTGACGAGGGCGACGACAGCATTGTCGTTGTCGGCACCCTGATCCGCGGCAGCGAGACGATCGGCGCACAGACCCTTACCGTTACGCCCGAAGCGCTGACCGCCAAGGCCGCCAACTCGACCAACGAGCTGCTCGCGCTGGTTCCGCAGATTTCCAACACCTTCAACGGCCGTTTCGAAGGCGATCCGCGCGGCGTGAGCGCCGGCATCTCGATCACCAAGCCGAACCTGCGCGGCCTGCCCGGCGCGAATGCCAGCTCGGGCGGCACCACGCTGGTCATCCTGGATGGCTTCCGTTTCACCCCGGTGGGCGTCAACCAGTCGTCGATCGACGTTGACATCATCCCTGCCGCCGTCCTGTCCGGCATGGACGTGATTACCGATGGCGGCACCTCGCTCTATGGCGCGGACGCAGTTGCCGGCGTGATCAACTTCCGCACCATGCGCAAGTTCGAAGGCATCAAGGTCGATGCAAACTACGGCATGGGCACGACGATCAAGAACTTCGACCAGTGGGACGCCCAGCTGACCGTCGGCAAGAGCTGGTCGACCGGCAATGCCTATATCTCGGGTGGCTACGCCAGCCGCGATTCCGTCCTCAACAACGAAACCAGCTGGGCTGGCGGCCAGATCTTCAGCCCCTCCATGGTGCCGAGCTTCACCGGGACCCAGTGCAACACCCCGGTCGGAACCGAAACCCGTTGGAAGTACGTTGCCAGCGCCGGCGGCGTCTGGACCAATGACGCGCGCGCTTCGGGTGCGGGCACCTTTGCGGTCGGCACGGCTTGCGACAGCGTCGGACCGAGCGCCTATCTTGCCGGCCAGAAGCGCTACAACGTCTTCGGTCAGGTGACCAACGACTTCAGCGATACCGTTTCGCTGCGCATGACGGCCTATTACACCAAGCGCGATCAGAGCCTTCCGGTCTTCCCGCGCGGCGTAACCTCGGCCGGCAGCGGAATCACCAGCGGCTCGCAGGTGCTTGCCCTTTATGGCCGCCCGGCGTTCAACACGATCCAGGCGATCACCGAAGGCATCGGCTTCTCGCTGGCGCCCAACGCGGCCTATGTGAACACGCCGAGCAAGGTCGGCTTCGAAACCTGGGGTGTCACCCCCGAGCTGACCGTGAAACTGGGCAGCGACTGGCAGGTCCGCACGACCGCGCACTTCGGCCGTTCGTTCAACTACCAGAAGTTCCCGGGCATCAACACGGTTCTGGCCCAGTGCTACATCACGGGCTGCACGGCCGCCGCTTCGCCCACCGGCGCAGCGATCGCTGCCGGCCAGCTGAACCCGCTGAACGCTGCGGCGGCCAGCGCTGCCGTGATCACCGACCTGATCGACTACGAGAACGCCCAGGAAACCGAGCAGCAGCTGTTTGTTGCCCGCACGGTTGCCGACGGCCCGCTCTTCGCGCTGCCGGGCGGTGACGCCAAGGTCGCCGTGGGTGCCGAGTACCAGGACAACCAGGCCAAGAGCCACCTTCTGGCCGGTCGCGTCGATGCGGTGAAGGCCCTGCCCTGGCAGAGCTACGGCCGCCATGCCTACTCGCTGTTCGGTGAACTTTCGCTTCCGGTCCTGACGTTCCTCGACCTTTCGGCCTCGGTCCGTCATGACAAGTACAGCGACTTCGGCTCGACGACGAACCCCAACTTCGGTGCCACGCTGAAGCCGACCAACTGGCTGAAGATCTTCGGCCACTGGAACAAGTCGTTCAACGCTCCGACGGCCGTTGACGGTCTGGGCCTTGGCGTTGGCCGCTTTGCCGCCGCTTACGGTTCTAGCCGTCCGTACGATCCTTATACGCCGAAGAAGGATAACGGCCTTGGCACCTTCGCCATGATCGCCGAAGGCGTGAAGGCGGGCATCAAGCCGCAGACTGCGGAAAGCTGGGCAATCGGTCTCGAACTGACCCCGCTCGAAGGGCTGCGCGTCGGCGGCGAGTTCTACTCGATCGACTTCCGGGACGTGCTGGGTGCGGTCAACCCGCAGAACCTCAACACCTACATAACCAACCCTGATCTCTACATTTACAACGCCCAGCTCACCGGTCCTGCAACCACCAGCGGCTTTGCGAACCTCTACGAGGAAATCCTCGCCAGCCTGACGAACGGTGCCGCCCTCAAGACGCAGCAGAGTGCCGGAAGCATTGGCCTGTTCGTTGACCGCCGCACCTCGAACATCGGTTCGGCCAAGCTGCAGGGCGTGGACTTCCACGTGTACTACGATGCCATCGTGGGCAACGGAAACCTGTCGCTCGGCCTGGCTGGAACCAAGACCACCAAGTCGACCGCCAACTTCGGCGTTCCGACGGACGAACTTGGCAACGGCGGCCCCGAATTCACCTTCATCAGCTTCGTGGGCTACAAGACCGGCGGGTTCTCGAGCAGGCTGACCTGGAACTATTCGGGCTCGTACAAGGACTCGGCACCGAACGTTTCGGGGCTCATCGGCCAGGCCATTAACCCGTTCCAGACCTTCAACCTGGCCCTCGGTTACGAGTTTGGGGAATCGGCTGGCGCGCTTTCGGGCACCACGCTGCGCCTGAATGTCGACAACATGTTCGATGCCAAGCCGCAAATCACGCCGCGCGGCCAGGCCAACCTGGTGACCTACGCCGGCTGGACCCTTGGCCGCATGCTCAAGATGGGCATCAGCAAGAAGTTCTAG
- a CDS encoding TonB-dependent receptor: MKVLLTSTVLAAGMLLPAGPVLAQTAEDGVEAPANSNEIVVSARRRDEALQEVPQTVNVVTSEQIEKLNLRNFTDIQALVPGLTLSGGGSFSTSATVRGVAFNPEASGNNATVEFYLNEAPISSNFLFQSSFDVGQFELQRGPQGTLRGRASPSGSITVTTRKPNLREAGVSFSATATDTDAYKGDFALNVPVISDVLGIRLAGVIDENKGNLIRSIKEDGTYTPAPFRKTKALRASARFEPADFASFNFMYQTLRSRQVQYGSVESATFVTGLPSVATPVIKPYDRLSLEDSGSRQGQDQQIYVWNGELRFAGQKFSYTGSYNKQDFLSLAASDGADFFGPPRFSLVERAFRDPTGYEAVCSEQGRRANLTPTNQAYFQCTHGTATRKSHELRLASDERVLGIFDYVAGFLYDRNNSPSRLTQETPLLNSTGTAVSSINLTSIIRDANSTEKSWFGNVIAHIGERAEVSGGLRHINYRNFSSFLQNGNRTIPDRNNTVEATVWSASAKYRFSDDFMVYGTVGTSWRPGAFAVGDFNLQPTVRERSFFDLPPEKSTSYEIGMKTSFLDKRGRFNVSLYKQDYDNYVYRGAGVYFINYALQGGVVRSSVSNFNFVAAVPATVKGVEVEGAFQITPRWSVSSNFSYADGKIKNGTIACNDLNADGKPDTNAALPTVAALQAAVGPGENVAQCVYSGRTLTTPKWSANLQSEYSFPVFDAAGGFVRALVNYTPRNEGDPNNTNDDVSAYALANVYAGLRASDGSWELQAFAKNVFNTRRILSQGGAPLSSAIRTSTGGTINYVSDYYSVSVNSPREVGISLRLAIGSR, translated from the coding sequence ATGAAAGTCCTGCTCACTTCGACCGTGCTCGCTGCGGGAATGCTTTTGCCCGCGGGTCCGGTACTGGCCCAGACTGCCGAGGACGGCGTCGAAGCACCGGCGAACAGCAACGAGATCGTCGTATCTGCCCGCCGCCGCGACGAAGCGCTGCAAGAGGTGCCGCAGACCGTCAACGTGGTGACCTCCGAGCAGATCGAGAAGCTCAACCTGCGCAATTTCACCGACATCCAGGCGCTCGTCCCTGGCCTGACGCTGTCGGGCGGCGGCAGTTTCTCGACCTCCGCCACAGTCCGCGGCGTGGCCTTCAATCCCGAAGCGAGCGGCAACAACGCCACGGTCGAATTCTACCTGAACGAGGCGCCGATCTCGTCGAACTTCCTGTTCCAGTCCTCGTTCGACGTGGGCCAGTTCGAACTGCAGCGCGGCCCGCAGGGGACCTTGCGCGGCCGTGCATCGCCCTCGGGTTCGATTACCGTGACGACGCGCAAGCCCAACCTCCGGGAGGCAGGGGTCTCGTTCAGCGCCACGGCAACCGATACCGATGCCTACAAGGGCGATTTCGCGCTGAACGTTCCTGTGATCTCCGACGTGCTGGGCATTCGTCTTGCCGGCGTGATCGACGAGAACAAGGGCAACCTGATCCGTTCGATCAAGGAAGATGGCACCTACACCCCGGCGCCGTTCCGCAAGACCAAGGCCCTGCGCGCCAGTGCCCGGTTCGAGCCGGCGGACTTCGCCTCGTTCAACTTCATGTACCAGACCCTGCGCAGCCGGCAGGTCCAGTACGGTTCTGTGGAATCGGCCACCTTCGTCACCGGCCTGCCTTCGGTGGCGACACCGGTGATCAAGCCTTACGACCGGCTCAGCCTTGAGGATTCAGGATCGCGGCAGGGACAGGACCAGCAGATCTACGTTTGGAACGGGGAGCTCCGTTTCGCCGGGCAGAAGTTCAGCTACACCGGGTCTTATAACAAGCAGGACTTTCTCTCGCTGGCCGCTTCGGATGGTGCCGACTTTTTCGGCCCGCCGCGTTTCTCGCTTGTGGAACGAGCCTTCCGCGATCCCACGGGATATGAAGCGGTGTGCAGCGAACAGGGCCGGCGCGCCAACCTGACGCCAACCAACCAGGCCTATTTCCAGTGCACCCACGGCACTGCCACTCGCAAGTCACACGAACTGCGACTGGCCTCGGACGAACGCGTATTGGGCATCTTCGATTATGTCGCCGGGTTCCTGTATGACCGCAACAACTCCCCGAGCCGGTTGACGCAGGAAACGCCCTTGCTCAACAGCACCGGCACGGCGGTATCGTCGATCAACCTCACCTCGATTATCCGCGACGCCAATTCCACGGAAAAATCCTGGTTCGGCAACGTCATCGCCCATATCGGCGAGCGTGCGGAAGTATCCGGCGGGCTTCGCCATATCAATTACCGCAACTTCTCCAGCTTCCTGCAGAACGGCAACCGCACGATTCCCGACCGGAACAATACGGTTGAGGCAACCGTCTGGTCGGCATCGGCGAAGTACCGCTTCAGTGACGACTTCATGGTCTATGGCACGGTCGGAACCTCGTGGCGGCCCGGAGCATTCGCCGTCGGCGATTTCAACCTGCAGCCCACGGTTCGTGAACGGTCGTTCTTCGACCTGCCGCCGGAAAAATCAACCTCCTACGAAATCGGCATGAAAACGTCCTTCCTCGACAAGCGCGGCCGCTTCAATGTCAGCCTCTACAAGCAGGACTACGACAACTACGTTTACCGCGGGGCCGGGGTCTACTTCATCAACTATGCCCTGCAGGGCGGCGTGGTGCGGTCCTCGGTCAGCAACTTCAATTTCGTCGCTGCGGTCCCGGCGACCGTGAAGGGTGTCGAAGTCGAAGGAGCCTTCCAGATCACGCCGCGCTGGTCGGTGAGCAGCAATTTCAGCTACGCCGATGGCAAGATCAAGAACGGTACCATCGCCTGTAACGACCTCAATGCCGACGGGAAGCCCGATACCAATGCCGCGCTGCCGACGGTTGCGGCTTTGCAGGCGGCAGTCGGCCCGGGCGAAAACGTTGCCCAGTGCGTCTATTCCGGTCGGACGCTGACCACGCCCAAATGGTCGGCCAACCTGCAGTCCGAATACAGCTTCCCGGTGTTCGATGCGGCAGGCGGGTTCGTGCGCGCGCTGGTCAACTATACGCCGCGTAACGAGGGCGATCCGAACAACACGAATGACGACGTGTCTGCCTATGCACTGGCCAATGTCTATGCCGGGCTCAGGGCATCAGACGGATCGTGGGAACTGCAGGCCTTCGCCAAGAACGTCTTCAACACACGCCGCATCCTGAGCCAGGGCGGGGCCCCGCTTTCGAGTGCAATCCGCACATCGACCGGCGGCACGATCAACTATGTGTCGGACTACTACAGCGTTTCGGTCAATTCACCGCGCGAGGTGGGGATCAGCCTGCGGCTGGCGATCGGTTCGCGCTGA